The following are from one region of the Capsicum annuum cultivar UCD-10X-F1 chromosome 1, UCD10Xv1.1, whole genome shotgun sequence genome:
- the LOC124898888 gene encoding uncharacterized protein LOC124898888: MRKVIIIDGTYLYGKYGGVLLSAVAQDTKNHIFLIPFCIVNKDNDASWTFFFQKLKSIVEDEPDLCVISDKHIRIANALSHIYSRAHHELCMRHLAKNLCVNQHCGEHLYLFYAVVKAYSFDQFNENFEELNNNYSEASYVLENVLDFEKYSRAHFPNNRYDVMTTNIAESLNSILMDKREYPILYIFNSIAKKIGEKCKERHAYVDGKKNKFVPCAENILRDTKNASDSLYVTNPNRVLN, encoded by the coding sequence atgagaaaggtaattatCATCGATGGCACATATTTGTATGGAAAGTATGGGGGTGTGTTATTGAGTGCAGTTGCACAGGACACCAAAAATCACATCTTTCTAATTCCCTTTTGTATCGTCAATAAAGAcaacgatgcttcttggaccttcttctttcAGAAGTTAAAGTCTATcgtagaagatgaaccagatctatgtgtcatctcTGACAAGCACATTAGAATTGCCAATGCCTTATCCCATATATACAGTCGTGCACATCATGaactttgcatgaggcacctcgctAAAAATCTCTGTGTAAATCAACACtgtggagaacatctttatctattctacgccGTGGTAAAGGCATATTCCTTTGATCAGTTCAACGAAAATTTTGAGGAATTGAACAATAATTACTCTGAGGCATCAtatgtccttgaaaatgtgcttgattttgaaaaatatagtaGAGCACACTTCCCAAATAATAGGTAcgatgtgatgaccacaaacatcgctGAGTCGCTCAACTCAATTTTGATGGATAAACGAGAGTACCCCATTttgtacatattcaattcaattgctaaaaaaattggtgaaaagtGTAAGGAGCGGCATGCCTATGTCGATGGTAAAAAGAACAAATTTGTGCCTTGTGCAGAAAATATCCTAAGGGATACCAAGAATGCgagcgattccttgtatgtgaCTAATCCAAATAGGGTTCTCAACTAG